Proteins from one Archocentrus centrarchus isolate MPI-CPG fArcCen1 chromosome 8, fArcCen1, whole genome shotgun sequence genomic window:
- the fzd2 gene encoding frizzled-2 → MSFCKTLCAVVLLPVLLSAQYHGDNGIVVPEHGFCQPISIPLCTDIAYNQTIMPNLVGHSNQEDAGLEVHQFYPLVKVQCSPELKFFLCSMYAPVCTVLEKAIPPCRSICERAKQGCEALMNKFGFQWPDRLRCENFPVLGDGQICVGQNDSSAATVPPVISAPGTPNLSIIPPHGRTFRCPSVLRVPPYLNYKFLEEKDCAAPCESSKISGKMFFSDKEINFSRIWILVWSVLCCASTLFTVTTYLVDMQRFRYPERPIIFLSGCYTMVSIAYIAGFFLGDRVACNDRFTPNGFKTIVQGTKKEGCTILFMMLYFFSMASSIWWVILSLTWFLAAGMKWGHEAIEANSQYFHLVAWAVPAVKTISILAIGQIEGDVLSGVCFVSLSNLDPMRGFVLAPLFIYLFIGTSFLLAGFVSLFRIRTIMKHDGTKTEKLERLMVRIGVFSVLYTVPATIVIACFFYEQAFRPHWEHNWVSKNCRSLAFPCPMHPGPDMRPDFTVFMIKYLMTLIVGITSGFWIWSGKTLHSWHKFYTRLTNGKHGKTTV, encoded by the coding sequence ATGAGTTTTTGCAAAACTTTGTGTGCTGTGGTGCTGCTGCCTGTGCTACTATCAGCACAGTATCACGGCGACAACGGAATAGTTGTCCCGGAACATGGATTTTGTCAGCCCATTTCGATACCTCTGTGCACGGACATTGCCTATAACCAAACCATCATGCCCAATTTAGTGGGTCATTCCAACCAGGAGGACGCGGGGCTCGAGGTGCACCAGTTTTACCCACTCGTGAAGGTACAGTGCTCTCCGGAGCTGAAATTCTTCCTGTGTTCCATGTATGCGCCTGTTTGTACAGTTTTGGAGAAGGCCATTCCTCCATGCAGATCAATTTGCGAGAGGGCCAAGCAGGGCTGCGAGGCTCTTATGAACAAGTTTGGCTTTCAGTGGCCGGACCGATTGCGCTGCGAGAACTTCCCTGTGCTGGGAGATGGACAAATCTGCGTGGGCCAAAATGACTCCTCCGCTGCCACCGTCCCTCCTGTTATATCTGCTCCAGGGACTCCGAATCTGTCCATAATCCCCCCACATGGAAGGACATTCCGTTGCCCGTCTGTTCTTAGAGTTCCCCCATATTTgaattataaatttttagaGGAGAAGGATTGTGCCGCTCCCTGTGAGTCATCTAAGATCAGTGGGAAGATGTTTTTCAGTGATAAAGAGATTAATTTCTCCCGCATATGGATTCTAGTCTGGTCTGTGCTTTGTTGTGCATCTACATTATTCACAGTAACCACTTATTTAGTTGACATGCAACGCTTCAGATACCCTGAGCGACCCATCATCTTCTTGTCTGGCTGTTACACTATGGTCTCCATTGCCTACATAGCAGGCTTCTTCCTCGGGGACAGGGTGGCGTGCAATGACCGCTTCACTCCTAATGGCTTTAAGACCATAGTCCAAGGCACCAAAAAAGAAGGTTGCACCATCCTCTTCATGATGCTCTATTTCTTCAGCATGGCCAGCTCTATATGGTGGGTCATTCTTTCTCTTACCTGGTTCCTGGCTGCGGGTATGAAATGGGGCCACGAGGCCATTGAGGCTAACTCTCAGTATTTCCACCTGGTAGCCTGGGCAGTGCCAGCTGTCAAGACCATTAGTATCCTGGCCATTGGGCAGATTGAAGGTGATGTGCTCAGCGGCGTCTGCTTTGTGAGTCTCAGCAACCTGGACCCAATGCGGGGCTTTGTGTTGGCCCCTCTCTTCATTTATCTTTTCATCGGCACCTCTTTCTTGCTGGCAGGCTTTGTGTCACTATTCAGAATCCGCACCATCATGAAACATGACGGCACCAAGACAGAGAAGCTGGAGCGACTCATGGTGCGGATCGGGGTATTCAGCGTGCTCTACACTGTCCCTGCCACTATTGTTATTGCCTGCTTCTTCTATGAGCAGGCCTTTCGTCCCCACTGGGAGCACAACTGGGTCAGCAAAAACTGCAGGAGCCTGGCATTTCCCTGCCCTATGCATCCTGGGCCCGACATGAGACCAGACTTCACCGTCTTCATGATCAAATACCTGATGACGCTTATAGTGGGCATCACCTCTGGTTTCTGGATCTGGTCTGGAAAGACTCTGCACTCCTGGCATAAGTTCTACACACGGCTGACGAATGGCAAACATGGCAAGACCACTGTGTAA